A genomic segment from Flavobacterium sp. 9R encodes:
- the prmC gene encoding peptide chain release factor N(5)-glutamine methyltransferase, with amino-acid sequence MTIRAYRTHFIQELSSIYEEGEAESFFYLILEAKHQLKRIDLALQPDLTFSEVELVVWNSILEDLKKEIPIQYLLGKTSFYGLDFEVNENVLIPRPETEELVEWILEDCGKTDTTAEFSILDIGTGSGCIPISLKKQLSVAKVSAIDVSEKALEVAKGNAKLNGVEVNFILQNILETTDLLESYDVIVSNPPYVRNLEKQEIKNNVLEYEPHLALFVADDDALIFYRKIGALALKSLRPNGKLFFEINQYLGKETVDLLKDLGFQNVELRKDIYGNDRMILAFL; translated from the coding sequence ATGACAATAAGAGCCTACAGAACTCATTTTATTCAGGAACTTTCTTCTATTTATGAGGAAGGCGAGGCCGAAAGTTTTTTCTATCTAATTTTGGAAGCCAAGCATCAGCTCAAAAGAATCGATTTGGCGTTACAACCCGATTTGACTTTTTCGGAGGTGGAACTTGTGGTTTGGAACAGCATTTTAGAAGATTTAAAAAAAGAAATCCCGATACAGTACCTTTTAGGAAAAACCAGTTTTTATGGATTGGATTTTGAAGTCAATGAAAATGTGTTGATACCAAGACCCGAAACCGAAGAGTTGGTCGAATGGATTCTTGAGGATTGTGGCAAAACAGATACAACAGCAGAATTTTCAATTCTTGATATTGGAACGGGAAGTGGCTGCATTCCGATTAGTTTGAAAAAGCAGTTGTCAGTGGCGAAAGTTTCGGCTATTGATGTTTCTGAAAAGGCTTTGGAGGTTGCTAAGGGCAATGCCAAGTTAAACGGAGTTGAAGTGAATTTTATACTTCAAAACATTTTGGAAACAACCGATTTGTTGGAAAGCTATGATGTCATTGTTTCGAATCCACCTTATGTTCGCAATTTGGAAAAACAAGAAATCAAGAACAATGTGTTGGAGTATGAACCGCATTTGGCTTTGTTTGTAGCCGATGATGATGCTTTGATTTTTTACAGAAAAATTGGAGCGTTAGCATTGAAAAGTTTGCGTCCCAACGGAAAGTTATTTTTTGAAATCAATCAGTATTTGGGCAAAGAAACGGTTGATTTGTTAAAAGATTTAGGCTTTCAAAACGTTGAATTACGTAAAGACATTTACGGGAATGACAGGATGATTTTGGCTTTTTTGTAG